A part of Haliotis asinina isolate JCU_RB_2024 chromosome 10, JCU_Hal_asi_v2, whole genome shotgun sequence genomic DNA contains:
- the LOC137299181 gene encoding cytosolic 5'-nucleotidase 3-like isoform X2, with amino-acid sequence MCCTTKTKCHQGRQLVLNYKLSMLSMLCLLISKKSIACQSTSVSSDLVPELESKHVHIRDPEFVKKAIEHMMKDGAKKLQIVADFDRTLSKYKHQGQVCATCHNVLEESHVMPDFFKEQATALRDKYIPLEFSHDLTVEQKIPLMIEWYKAGVAMYVGSGIRSQDVSVSVAKARLVLRDGCMWFFDELHQHQIPLLIFSAGIGDIIEEVITQQARMHDNMKIVSNFMDFDSEGKLIGFKGEMIHTYNKNENAVHDSDYFKRLKHHENLILLGDSLGDLRMAEGAEVTHMLKIGFLNHHVETNLKPYMDSFDIVIQEDESMDVVNAILKTILGQ; translated from the exons ATGTGTTGtactacaaaaacaaaatgtcatcaggggagacaactcgtgCTCAACTACAAACTAAGTATGCTGTCTATGCTCTGTCTCCTCATCAGCAAGAAAAGTATAGCATGTCAGTCAACCTCAGTGTCCTCTGATTTG GTGCCAGAGTTGGAAAGTAAGCATGTCCATATCAGGGATCCCGAGTTTGTCAAGAAAGCCATTGAACACATGATGAAGGATGGAGCAAAGAAATTACAG ATTGTGGCAGACTTTGACCGCACACTGTCCAAATACAAGCACCAAGGCCAAGTGTGTGCAACATGTCACA aTGTATTGGAGGAAAGCCATGTCATGCCAGATTTCTTCAAAGAACAG GCTACAGCACTCCGAGACAAATACATACCTCTAGAATTCAGTCATGATCTCACAGTAGAACAGAAGATTCCACTAATGATTGAATG GTATAAAGCTGGTGTAGCGATGTACGTTGGCTCTGGCATCAGGTCTCAGGACGTCAGTGTGTCGGTAGCTAAAGCTAGACTTGTGTTAAG AGATGGTTGTATGTGGTTCTTTGATGAGCTGCACCAGCACCAGATCCCATTACTGATATTCTCAGCTGGTATTGGAGACATCATCGAGGAGGTCATCACACAACAAGCTCGTATGCATGACAACATGAAGATTGTCTCCAACTTTATGGATTTTGATAGTGAG GGCAAGCTAATTGGCTTCAAAGGTGAGATGATCCACACTTATAACAAGAACGAGAACGCTGTCCATGACTCCGACTACTTCAAGCGTCTAAAGCACCACGAGAACCTCATCCTGTTGGGAGACTCCCTTGGCGACCTAAGGATGGCAGAGGGTGCTGAGGTCACCCATATGCTCAAGATTGGTTTTCTCAATCACCAT GTGGAAACAAATCTCAAACCCTACAtggacagttttgacattgtcATCCAGGAAGATGAGTCTATGGATGTAGTCAACGCTATTTTAAAGACAATTCTCGGTCAATGA
- the LOC137299181 gene encoding cytosolic 5'-nucleotidase 3-like isoform X1, which yields MCCTTKTKCHQGRQLVLNYKLSMLSMLCLLISKKSIACQSTSVSSDLVPELESKHVHIRDPEFVKKAIEHMMKDGAKKLQIVADFDRTLSKYKHQGQVCATCHNVLEESHVMPDFFKEQATALRDKYIPLEFSHDLTVEQKIPLMIEWWTSAHELMMKCLVSKDSIVQMVKESSSRLRDGCMWFFDELHQHQIPLLIFSAGIGDIIEEVITQQARMHDNMKIVSNFMDFDSEGKLIGFKGEMIHTYNKNENAVHDSDYFKRLKHHENLILLGDSLGDLRMAEGAEVTHMLKIGFLNHHVETNLKPYMDSFDIVIQEDESMDVVNAILKTILGQ from the exons ATGTGTTGtactacaaaaacaaaatgtcatcaggggagacaactcgtgCTCAACTACAAACTAAGTATGCTGTCTATGCTCTGTCTCCTCATCAGCAAGAAAAGTATAGCATGTCAGTCAACCTCAGTGTCCTCTGATTTG GTGCCAGAGTTGGAAAGTAAGCATGTCCATATCAGGGATCCCGAGTTTGTCAAGAAAGCCATTGAACACATGATGAAGGATGGAGCAAAGAAATTACAG ATTGTGGCAGACTTTGACCGCACACTGTCCAAATACAAGCACCAAGGCCAAGTGTGTGCAACATGTCACA aTGTATTGGAGGAAAGCCATGTCATGCCAGATTTCTTCAAAGAACAG GCTACAGCACTCCGAGACAAATACATACCTCTAGAATTCAGTCATGATCTCACAGTAGAACAGAAGATTCCACTAATGATTGAATG GTGGACTTCAGCTCACGAGCTAATGATGAAGTGTCTTGTGTCCAAGGACAGCATTGTCCAGATGGTGAAGGAGTCCTCATCCCGACTCAG AGATGGTTGTATGTGGTTCTTTGATGAGCTGCACCAGCACCAGATCCCATTACTGATATTCTCAGCTGGTATTGGAGACATCATCGAGGAGGTCATCACACAACAAGCTCGTATGCATGACAACATGAAGATTGTCTCCAACTTTATGGATTTTGATAGTGAG GGCAAGCTAATTGGCTTCAAAGGTGAGATGATCCACACTTATAACAAGAACGAGAACGCTGTCCATGACTCCGACTACTTCAAGCGTCTAAAGCACCACGAGAACCTCATCCTGTTGGGAGACTCCCTTGGCGACCTAAGGATGGCAGAGGGTGCTGAGGTCACCCATATGCTCAAGATTGGTTTTCTCAATCACCAT GTGGAAACAAATCTCAAACCCTACAtggacagttttgacattgtcATCCAGGAAGATGAGTCTATGGATGTAGTCAACGCTATTTTAAAGACAATTCTCGGTCAATGA
- the LOC137299181 gene encoding cytosolic 5'-nucleotidase 3-like isoform X4, protein MEMVPELESKHVHIRDPEFVKKAIEHMMKDGAKKLQIVADFDRTLSKYKHQGQVCATCHNVLEESHVMPDFFKEQATALRDKYIPLEFSHDLTVEQKIPLMIEWWTSAHELMMKCLVSKDSIVQMVKESSSRLRDGCMWFFDELHQHQIPLLIFSAGIGDIIEEVITQQARMHDNMKIVSNFMDFDSEGKLIGFKGEMIHTYNKNENAVHDSDYFKRLKHHENLILLGDSLGDLRMAEGAEVTHMLKIGFLNHHVETNLKPYMDSFDIVIQEDESMDVVNAILKTILGQ, encoded by the exons ATGGAAATG GTGCCAGAGTTGGAAAGTAAGCATGTCCATATCAGGGATCCCGAGTTTGTCAAGAAAGCCATTGAACACATGATGAAGGATGGAGCAAAGAAATTACAG ATTGTGGCAGACTTTGACCGCACACTGTCCAAATACAAGCACCAAGGCCAAGTGTGTGCAACATGTCACA aTGTATTGGAGGAAAGCCATGTCATGCCAGATTTCTTCAAAGAACAG GCTACAGCACTCCGAGACAAATACATACCTCTAGAATTCAGTCATGATCTCACAGTAGAACAGAAGATTCCACTAATGATTGAATG GTGGACTTCAGCTCACGAGCTAATGATGAAGTGTCTTGTGTCCAAGGACAGCATTGTCCAGATGGTGAAGGAGTCCTCATCCCGACTCAG AGATGGTTGTATGTGGTTCTTTGATGAGCTGCACCAGCACCAGATCCCATTACTGATATTCTCAGCTGGTATTGGAGACATCATCGAGGAGGTCATCACACAACAAGCTCGTATGCATGACAACATGAAGATTGTCTCCAACTTTATGGATTTTGATAGTGAG GGCAAGCTAATTGGCTTCAAAGGTGAGATGATCCACACTTATAACAAGAACGAGAACGCTGTCCATGACTCCGACTACTTCAAGCGTCTAAAGCACCACGAGAACCTCATCCTGTTGGGAGACTCCCTTGGCGACCTAAGGATGGCAGAGGGTGCTGAGGTCACCCATATGCTCAAGATTGGTTTTCTCAATCACCAT GTGGAAACAAATCTCAAACCCTACAtggacagttttgacattgtcATCCAGGAAGATGAGTCTATGGATGTAGTCAACGCTATTTTAAAGACAATTCTCGGTCAATGA
- the LOC137299181 gene encoding cytosolic 5'-nucleotidase 3-like isoform X3 has product MSVFQVPELESKHVHIRDPEFVKKAIEHMMKDGAKKLQIVADFDRTLSKYKHQGQVCATCHNVLEESHVMPDFFKEQATALRDKYIPLEFSHDLTVEQKIPLMIEWWTSAHELMMKCLVSKDSIVQMVKESSSRLRDGCMWFFDELHQHQIPLLIFSAGIGDIIEEVITQQARMHDNMKIVSNFMDFDSEGKLIGFKGEMIHTYNKNENAVHDSDYFKRLKHHENLILLGDSLGDLRMAEGAEVTHMLKIGFLNHHVETNLKPYMDSFDIVIQEDESMDVVNAILKTILGQ; this is encoded by the exons ATGTCTGTGTTCCAGGTGCCAGAGTTGGAAAGTAAGCATGTCCATATCAGGGATCCCGAGTTTGTCAAGAAAGCCATTGAACACATGATGAAGGATGGAGCAAAGAAATTACAG ATTGTGGCAGACTTTGACCGCACACTGTCCAAATACAAGCACCAAGGCCAAGTGTGTGCAACATGTCACA aTGTATTGGAGGAAAGCCATGTCATGCCAGATTTCTTCAAAGAACAG GCTACAGCACTCCGAGACAAATACATACCTCTAGAATTCAGTCATGATCTCACAGTAGAACAGAAGATTCCACTAATGATTGAATG GTGGACTTCAGCTCACGAGCTAATGATGAAGTGTCTTGTGTCCAAGGACAGCATTGTCCAGATGGTGAAGGAGTCCTCATCCCGACTCAG AGATGGTTGTATGTGGTTCTTTGATGAGCTGCACCAGCACCAGATCCCATTACTGATATTCTCAGCTGGTATTGGAGACATCATCGAGGAGGTCATCACACAACAAGCTCGTATGCATGACAACATGAAGATTGTCTCCAACTTTATGGATTTTGATAGTGAG GGCAAGCTAATTGGCTTCAAAGGTGAGATGATCCACACTTATAACAAGAACGAGAACGCTGTCCATGACTCCGACTACTTCAAGCGTCTAAAGCACCACGAGAACCTCATCCTGTTGGGAGACTCCCTTGGCGACCTAAGGATGGCAGAGGGTGCTGAGGTCACCCATATGCTCAAGATTGGTTTTCTCAATCACCAT GTGGAAACAAATCTCAAACCCTACAtggacagttttgacattgtcATCCAGGAAGATGAGTCTATGGATGTAGTCAACGCTATTTTAAAGACAATTCTCGGTCAATGA
- the LOC137298259 gene encoding epidermal growth factor receptor-like produces MIQVLILCAWCVCTALGVFIQPDIDLPNLTLDKACPGTHMGFSYSGSLRRHFRYMQRRYTGCTYVQGNLEITHLRHKNINYDLSFLSTIRYVSGYVLIGLVTRVREIPLTSLEVIRGNQTLELFGRQFGLAVTLTSRSYGSRKGLQELQLPKLREISRGDVLFANNPVLCYVKTILWEAIISGGRKAMLKGDQPLAKRCLPCSSHCDQGGTRRCWGRGKQLCQKVEPFTCDPSCPYRCFGPGKQGCCHSQCAAGCWDDTEADCEMCKNYNYLGRCVGYCPYDPNTYAFGSMCLKF; encoded by the exons ATGATTCAAGTTCTTATACTATGTGCATGGTGTGTATGCACAGCTCTTGGTGTCTTCATTCAACCAGACATCGATCTACCCAATTTAACCCTGGACAAAG CCTGCCCAGGTACCCATATGGGATTCAGCTATTCCGGTTCTCTCCGACGTCACTTCCGGTATATGCAAAGACGTTACACCGGATGTACTTATGTGCAGGGGAACCTCGAGATCACACACCTGCGTCACAAGAACATCAACTACGACCTGAGCTTTCTCAGCACAATCCGTTATGTCAGCGGCTATGTGCTCATTGGCCTGGTAACACGTGTCCGAGAGATACCCTTGACCAGTCTAGAGGTCATCAGAGGTAACCAGACACTTGAACTCTTCGGAAGACAGTTTGGACTTGCAGTAACCTTGACCTCTAGATCGTACGGATCAAGGAAAGGTTTACAAGAACTCCAGCTGCCGAAATTGAGAG AGATCTCTAGGGGCGACGTCCTGTTCGCCAACAACCCTGTACTGTGTTACGTCAAGACCATCTTGTGGGAAGCAATCATCAGCGGCGGGAGGAAGGCCATGCTCAAGGGAGACCAGCCACTGGCTAAACGAT GTTTGCCGTGCTCCAGTCATTGTGATCAAGGGGGTACCAGGCGCTGCTGGGGAAGAGGAAAGCAACTCTGTCAGAAAG TCGAGCCCTTCACCTGTGACCCCTCCTGTCCATACCGGTGCTTCGGACCCGGAAAGCAGGGATGCTGCCACAGCCAGTGTGCAGCCGGATGTTGGGACGACACCGAGGCTGATTGTGAG ATGTGTAAAAACTACAACTACCTGGGCCGCTGTGTTGGCTATTGTCCGTACGACCCAAACACGTATGCTTTCGGCTCCATGTGCCTTAAGTTTTAA